The proteins below are encoded in one region of Paenacidovorax monticola:
- a CDS encoding CheR family methyltransferase, producing MRQTVSSTAPPPRAPAREEAAPSGPLAQGREFVWTNADFARVQALIYQRAGISLHDGKHAMVYSRLSRRLRETGHSSFHDYLGWLENHDGPEWQEFVNALTTNLTAFFREQHHFEIFASHLRSKPAGTPWHVWCNAASTGEEPYSIVITALEALGANAPFKLTASDIDSRVLATAAEGVYRLDSVKGLSQERLQRFFLRGKASNAGLVRAKPELRRAIEFLSVNLIRDDWPFREPFDVVFCRNVMIYFDAPTQRRVLERIHRVLKPGGMLFVGHAENFSESRDLFTLRGKTVYERR from the coding sequence ATGCGCCAGACCGTCAGTTCCACAGCACCGCCGCCCCGAGCCCCCGCCAGGGAGGAGGCGGCCCCGTCCGGCCCTCTGGCCCAGGGGCGCGAGTTCGTCTGGACCAATGCCGACTTCGCGCGGGTCCAGGCGCTGATCTACCAGCGCGCGGGCATCAGCCTGCACGACGGCAAGCACGCCATGGTGTACAGCCGCCTCTCGCGCCGCCTGCGCGAGACGGGGCATTCGAGCTTTCACGACTACCTGGGCTGGCTGGAGAACCACGACGGCCCCGAGTGGCAGGAGTTCGTCAACGCGCTCACGACCAACCTCACGGCCTTCTTCCGCGAGCAGCACCACTTCGAGATCTTCGCGTCGCACCTGCGTTCCAAGCCTGCAGGCACGCCGTGGCATGTGTGGTGCAATGCCGCCTCGACGGGCGAAGAGCCGTACTCCATCGTCATCACGGCGCTGGAGGCCCTGGGGGCCAACGCGCCGTTCAAGCTCACGGCCAGCGACATCGACTCGCGCGTACTGGCCACAGCGGCCGAGGGGGTGTACCGGCTCGACAGCGTCAAGGGCTTGAGCCAGGAACGGCTGCAGCGCTTCTTCCTGCGTGGCAAGGCCTCGAATGCAGGGCTGGTGCGCGCCAAGCCCGAGCTGCGCCGCGCCATCGAGTTCCTGAGCGTGAACCTGATCCGCGACGATTGGCCGTTCCGCGAGCCGTTCGACGTGGTGTTCTGCCGCAACGTGATGATCTACTTCGATGCCCCCACGCAGCGCCGCGTGCTCGAGCGCATCCACCGGGTGCTCAAGCCGGGCGGCATGCTGTTCGTGGGGCATGCGGAAAACTTCAGCGAATCCCGGGATCTGTTCACCCTGCGTGGGAAGACGGTGTACGAGCGCCGTTAA
- the cheD gene encoding chemoreceptor glutamine deamidase CheD, which translates to MTNTRPGMLPPTSSSGEAASLFGAPERRRAPRIAPLSADVYAHGVATVPDVSLQDLKARPRKAGEASFFYFDHHFQFNAVKVLPGEYYVANENLVIMTVLGSCIAACLWDSRMRVGGMNHFMLPDGDSADVSGRYGSYAMELLINEMLKLGARRETMQAKIFGGAQVMHNFTTMNVGERNTSFVVNYLQTERIPIVSEDVLDIYPRKVVFFPATGKAMVKRLAHTHPDALAEQEVRGNAATVAKSTAGGSVDLF; encoded by the coding sequence ATGACCAATACCCGCCCCGGCATGCTGCCCCCGACGTCTTCCTCCGGGGAGGCCGCTTCGCTGTTCGGCGCCCCCGAGCGACGGCGGGCCCCGCGCATCGCCCCGCTGAGTGCCGATGTGTATGCCCACGGCGTGGCGACCGTTCCCGATGTGTCGCTGCAAGACCTCAAGGCCCGTCCGCGCAAGGCGGGGGAGGCCTCGTTCTTCTATTTCGACCACCACTTTCAGTTCAACGCGGTCAAGGTGCTGCCAGGCGAGTACTACGTGGCGAACGAGAACCTGGTCATCATGACGGTGCTGGGATCGTGCATTGCGGCCTGCCTGTGGGACAGCCGCATGCGGGTGGGGGGCATGAACCATTTCATGCTGCCGGACGGTGATTCCGCCGATGTCTCGGGCCGCTATGGCTCCTATGCGATGGAGTTGCTGATCAACGAAATGCTCAAGCTCGGTGCGCGGCGCGAGACCATGCAGGCCAAGATCTTCGGCGGCGCCCAGGTCATGCACAACTTCACCACCATGAACGTGGGGGAGCGCAATACGAGCTTCGTGGTCAACTACCTGCAGACCGAGCGCATCCCCATCGTGTCCGAGGACGTGCTCGACATCTACCCGCGCAAGGTGGTGTTCTTTCCCGCCACGGGCAAGGCCATGGTCAAGCGCCTGGCGCACACCCACCCCGATGCGCTGGCGGAGCAGGAAGTGCGCGGCAACGCGGCCACCGTGGCCAAGTCCACAGCCGGTGGCTCCGTGGACCTGTTTTGA
- a CDS encoding protein-glutamate methylesterase/protein-glutamine glutaminase — protein sequence MSKKIRVIVVDDSALVRSLLAEIINRQRDMECIGTANDPLIAREMIREMNPDVITLDVEMPRMDGIDFLGRLMRLRPMPVVMISTLTERGAEVTMKALELGAVDFVAKPRVGLASGLNELASQIVDKIRVAAVAQVRRAAAPAPGAAGGGAAAPVAAAPSALLGRLSTEKIIAIGASTGGTEAIREVLVHMPPDSPAIVITQHMPPGFTTSFAARLNSLCQITVKEASNGERILPGHAYIAPGGTQFHINRSGANYVAVVDDGPPVNRHKPSVEVLFKSVAAVAGRNAFGIMLTGMGNDGAAAMREMRDAGSYNYVQDEASCIVFGMPREAIAHGAADEVLPLNQIAQALVTRLRSATDRLHHRI from the coding sequence ATGAGCAAAAAGATCCGGGTGATTGTGGTGGACGACTCCGCGCTGGTGCGCAGTCTGCTCGCCGAGATCATCAACCGACAGCGGGACATGGAGTGCATCGGCACGGCCAACGACCCGTTGATCGCCCGCGAGATGATTCGCGAGATGAACCCCGACGTGATCACGCTCGACGTGGAGATGCCGCGCATGGATGGCATCGACTTCCTGGGGCGGCTCATGCGCCTGCGGCCTATGCCCGTGGTCATGATCTCCACTCTGACCGAGCGCGGCGCCGAGGTCACGATGAAGGCCCTGGAGCTGGGGGCCGTGGACTTCGTGGCCAAACCCCGCGTGGGGCTGGCCAGCGGGCTCAACGAACTGGCCTCGCAGATCGTCGACAAGATCCGCGTGGCGGCCGTGGCCCAGGTGCGGCGCGCGGCGGCGCCTGCGCCGGGCGCGGCGGGCGGCGGTGCGGCAGCGCCGGTGGCGGCGGCGCCGTCGGCCCTGCTGGGGCGCCTCTCGACCGAGAAGATCATTGCCATCGGGGCATCCACGGGCGGTACGGAGGCGATCCGCGAGGTGCTGGTGCACATGCCGCCCGATTCGCCCGCCATCGTCATCACGCAGCACATGCCGCCAGGCTTCACCACCAGTTTCGCGGCGCGCCTGAACAGCCTCTGCCAGATCACCGTGAAGGAAGCCTCCAATGGCGAGCGCATCCTGCCCGGCCATGCCTACATCGCGCCGGGGGGCACGCAGTTCCACATCAACCGCAGCGGCGCCAACTATGTGGCCGTGGTGGACGATGGCCCGCCGGTGAACCGCCACAAGCCGTCTGTGGAGGTGCTGTTCAAGTCGGTGGCCGCCGTGGCCGGACGCAATGCCTTTGGCATCATGCTCACCGGCATGGGCAATGACGGAGCCGCTGCCATGCGCGAAATGCGCGATGCCGGCAGCTACAACTACGTGCAGGACGAAGCCAGCTGCATCGTCTTCGGCATGCCGCGCGAGGCCATTGCCCATGGCGCGGCCGACGAGGTCCTGCCGCTGAACCAGATCGCCCAGGCCCTGGTGACGCGCTTGCGCAGCGCCACCGACCGTCTGCACCACCGCATCTGA
- a CDS encoding ATP-binding cassette domain-containing protein: MALITLLDAQLAFGHVALLDHAGFSLESAERVGLIGRNGAGKSSLLKILGGQAKPDDGALQVQQGIRIAFVAQEPALDPAATVFEAASAGLAEAIALRDRYLSGAEGEDLDALQSQIEAYDAWNWEQRVEETLQRLHLEPAGVIGTLSGGTKKRVALAQALVARPEVLLLDEPTNHLDLDSIEWLEELLIDFKGSVVTITHDRAFLDRIATRIVELDRGQLRSYPGNFAQYQLQKEEQLAQEAVINARADKLLAQEEVWIRKGVEARRTRSQSRISRLEQLRANRAARREALGSVKMDIASGSGNGYQGKIVAELTGVGKSFGDKTIVRNFTGTILRGDKVGLIGPNGAGKTTLLKMILGELPPDNGTIRQGANLQVAYFDQMRHAIDLDATLEDFISPGSEWIEIGSQRKHVKSYLSDFLFSPARAHSPVRSLSGGERNRLLLARLFARPANVLVLDEPTNDLDIDTLDLLEDLLQDYNGTVFLVSHDRTFLDNVVTSTIASEGDGLWREYEGGVQDWLTQSRRSRALAAAKPAPPAAADKSPPKSTPDKREQPAAKKKLSYKEQRELEQLPEQIAALEAEQQAIRDALADGSLYATDGARAAALHTREGEIEDLLMAALERWTALSA, translated from the coding sequence ATGGCACTCATCACTCTCTTGGACGCCCAGCTCGCTTTCGGGCATGTGGCTTTGCTGGACCATGCCGGCTTCTCTCTCGAAAGCGCGGAACGCGTGGGACTCATTGGCCGCAACGGAGCCGGCAAGTCCTCCCTGCTGAAGATCCTTGGCGGCCAGGCCAAGCCTGACGACGGCGCGCTGCAGGTGCAGCAGGGGATCCGTATCGCCTTTGTCGCGCAGGAGCCCGCACTGGATCCAGCCGCCACCGTGTTCGAGGCCGCATCGGCCGGACTGGCGGAGGCCATTGCCCTTCGCGACCGGTACCTGTCCGGCGCCGAAGGAGAGGACCTCGACGCGCTGCAGTCCCAGATCGAGGCCTACGACGCCTGGAACTGGGAGCAACGGGTGGAAGAGACCCTGCAGCGCCTGCACCTCGAACCCGCGGGCGTCATCGGCACGCTTTCGGGTGGCACGAAAAAGCGCGTGGCACTGGCCCAGGCACTGGTGGCCAGGCCCGAAGTGCTGCTGCTGGATGAGCCCACCAACCACCTTGACCTGGACTCGATCGAGTGGCTGGAAGAGCTGCTGATCGATTTCAAGGGCAGCGTGGTCACCATCACCCATGACCGCGCCTTCCTGGACCGCATCGCCACGCGCATCGTCGAGCTGGACCGTGGCCAGTTGCGCTCCTATCCCGGCAATTTCGCCCAGTACCAACTGCAAAAGGAAGAGCAGCTCGCGCAGGAGGCCGTCATCAACGCGCGGGCTGACAAGCTGCTGGCCCAGGAAGAGGTGTGGATCCGCAAGGGGGTGGAGGCTCGCCGCACACGCAGCCAAAGCCGCATCAGCCGCCTGGAGCAGCTGCGCGCCAACCGCGCCGCCCGCCGCGAAGCGCTGGGCAGCGTGAAGATGGATATCGCCTCGGGCTCGGGCAATGGCTACCAGGGCAAGATCGTGGCTGAACTCACCGGCGTGGGCAAATCCTTCGGTGACAAGACGATCGTGCGCAATTTCACGGGCACCATCCTGCGTGGCGACAAGGTGGGCCTGATCGGCCCCAATGGCGCGGGCAAGACCACGCTGCTGAAGATGATCCTGGGAGAACTGCCGCCCGACAACGGCACGATCCGCCAGGGCGCCAATCTGCAGGTGGCCTATTTCGACCAGATGCGCCACGCCATCGACCTCGACGCAACGCTGGAGGACTTCATCAGCCCCGGCAGCGAATGGATCGAGATCGGCAGCCAGCGCAAGCACGTGAAGAGCTATCTGAGCGACTTCCTGTTCTCCCCAGCGCGCGCGCATTCCCCGGTGCGCTCGCTCTCGGGCGGCGAACGCAACCGGCTGCTGCTTGCGCGCCTGTTCGCCCGGCCGGCGAATGTGCTGGTGCTCGACGAGCCCACGAACGACCTGGACATCGACACGCTGGATCTGCTCGAAGACCTGCTGCAGGACTACAACGGAACGGTGTTTCTGGTGAGCCACGACCGCACGTTCCTCGACAACGTGGTCACGAGCACCATCGCCAGCGAGGGCGACGGCCTGTGGCGCGAGTACGAAGGCGGCGTGCAGGACTGGCTCACCCAGTCCCGGCGCAGCCGGGCCTTGGCCGCAGCCAAGCCCGCCCCGCCAGCCGCAGCCGACAAGAGCCCGCCGAAGAGCACACCAGACAAGCGGGAGCAACCCGCCGCCAAGAAAAAGCTCAGCTACAAGGAGCAGCGCGAACTGGAGCAGTTGCCAGAGCAGATTGCTGCGCTGGAGGCCGAGCAGCAGGCGATCCGGGACGCGCTGGCCGATGGCTCGCTCTACGCCACCGACGGTGCGCGCGCCGCAGCGCTGCACACGCGCGAGGGCGAGATTGAAGACCTGCTCATGGCGGCGCTGGAGCGCTGGACTGCGCTGTCGGCCTGA
- a CDS encoding IS3 family transposase (programmed frameshift), whose translation MKKSRFSEAQIVGILKEVEMGAKVGETCRKHGISEPTYYKWKSQFSGMTVSHLAQLRQLQDENAKLKRMYADLALMHHALKDVVGSKALTPERREMVVQTLVDEHGMSERRACQASGIARSTLRYRPVARDDSGVITFIQAYMALNPRHGFGLLYDSARHQGQPWGKTVLWRVYCELRLNLPRRGKKRLPARIKQPLQAAGQPNQGWSCDFMADALWSGRRFRTFNVIDEFNREGLRIEVDTSLPAARVIRALSELVEVRGAPLSIRLDNGPEFIADALAKWAQSKGIALNHIQPGKPTQNAYVERFNKTYRTEVLDCYVFDSLQEVRDMTADWLHRYNHHRPHEALGRIPPVEYRVKLFPNLYF comes from the exons GTGAAGAAATCCAGATTCAGCGAAGCCCAGATAGTGGGCATCCTCAAAGAAGTCGAGATGGGTGCCAAGGTCGGTGAGACGTGCAGAAAGCACGGCATCAGCGAGCCGACGTACTACAAATGGAAGAGCCAGTTCTCGGGCATGACGGTCTCTCACCTGGCGCAGCTTCGCCAACTGCAGGACGAGAACGCCAAGCTTAAGCGCATGTACGCCGACCTGGCGCTGATGCACCACGCGCTCAAGGATGTCGTTG GATCGAAAGCTCTGACCCCGGAGCGTCGCGAGATGGTCGTTCAAACCCTCGTGGACGAGCACGGCATGAGCGAGCGACGTGCCTGCCAGGCCAGCGGCATCGCCCGCTCCACGCTGCGCTACCGGCCCGTTGCACGCGACGACTCCGGGGTCATCACCTTCATTCAGGCCTACATGGCACTGAACCCGCGTCACGGCTTTGGCCTGCTGTACGACAGTGCCCGTCACCAAGGCCAGCCCTGGGGCAAGACGGTGCTCTGGCGCGTGTACTGCGAACTGCGGTTGAACCTGCCACGGCGTGGCAAGAAGCGGTTGCCCGCGCGCATCAAACAGCCACTGCAGGCCGCTGGCCAACCCAACCAGGGCTGGAGCTGCGACTTCATGGCCGATGCGCTGTGGTCGGGACGGCGCTTCAGGACCTTCAACGTCATCGACGAATTCAACCGCGAGGGCCTGCGTATTGAAGTCGATACCAGCCTGCCTGCTGCTCGCGTCATCCGGGCTCTCAGTGAGTTGGTGGAGGTGCGCGGTGCACCGCTGTCGATTCGCCTGGACAACGGGCCCGAGTTCATTGCCGATGCGCTGGCGAAATGGGCGCAGTCCAAGGGCATTGCCCTTAACCATATCCAGCCTGGCAAGCCTACGCAGAACGCCTATGTCGAACGATTCAACAAGACCTACCGCACCGAGGTGCTGGACTGCTACGTCTTCGATTCACTGCAGGAGGTGCGTGACATGACGGCCGACTGGCTACACCGATACAACCACCATCGACCCCATGAAGCCCTCGGCCGAATCCCACCGGTCGAGTACCGTGTCAAACTGTTCCCCAACCTCTACTTCTGA
- a CDS encoding DHA2 family efflux MFS transporter permease subunit produces the protein MSTAAQAGLPAAPPPLKGAPLLLGTLSLSLATFMNVLDSSIANVSLPAIAGDLGVSPGQGTWVITSFGVANAISVPLTGWLTQRFGAVRLFTMSVLLFVLTSWLCGFAPSLEMLVLFRVLQGLVAGPMIPLSQTLLLASYPPAKAGTALALWGVTTLVAPVVGPLLGGWITDNISWPWIFYINVPVGLIAATLTWSIYRHRETPTRKLPIDTVGLTLLVLWVGALQLMLDKGKELDWFASGEIITLAVVAVVSFAVFVVWELTDKHPVVDLRLFKRRNFAFGALALSVAYALFFGNVVLMPLWLQQWMGYTATAAGMALAPVGLFAILLTPLVGRKVGQWDPRRMATGAFVVFALVLWLRSHFTVQTDFVHILVPTLIQGAAMAFFFIPLTTLTLAGIAPERIPAAAGLSNFTRITAGAMGTSIATTLWDDRAAMHHAHMTEPLIQGQGPFAATLDALRGAGLSPEQALAQVNRLIDQQAFTRAVDDIFLGSAWLFLVLIGLIWLTRRPARSGGASVDAGGAH, from the coding sequence ATGAGCACCGCCGCACAGGCCGGACTGCCGGCCGCGCCGCCGCCGCTGAAAGGGGCCCCGCTGCTGCTGGGCACGCTGTCGCTGTCTCTGGCCACGTTCATGAACGTGCTGGATTCGTCGATCGCCAACGTATCGCTGCCCGCCATCGCGGGCGACCTGGGCGTGAGTCCCGGCCAGGGCACCTGGGTCATCACCAGCTTTGGCGTGGCCAACGCCATCTCCGTACCGCTCACGGGCTGGCTCACGCAGCGCTTCGGCGCGGTGCGGCTGTTCACCATGAGCGTGCTGCTGTTCGTCCTCACCTCCTGGCTGTGCGGCTTTGCACCGTCGTTGGAGATGCTGGTGCTGTTCCGGGTGCTGCAGGGACTGGTGGCAGGCCCCATGATCCCGCTGTCGCAAACACTGCTGCTCGCCAGCTACCCGCCCGCCAAGGCGGGCACCGCGCTGGCGCTCTGGGGAGTGACCACGCTCGTCGCACCCGTGGTGGGGCCGCTGCTGGGTGGATGGATCACCGACAACATCTCCTGGCCCTGGATCTTCTATATCAACGTGCCTGTGGGCCTGATCGCCGCCACGCTGACCTGGAGCATCTACCGCCACCGCGAGACGCCCACGCGCAAGCTGCCCATCGACACTGTGGGGCTTACGCTGCTCGTGCTCTGGGTTGGTGCGCTGCAGCTCATGCTCGACAAGGGCAAGGAACTGGACTGGTTCGCTTCGGGCGAGATCATCACGCTGGCCGTGGTGGCCGTCGTATCGTTCGCGGTGTTCGTGGTCTGGGAACTCACTGACAAGCACCCCGTGGTGGACCTGCGGCTCTTCAAGCGGCGCAACTTCGCCTTTGGCGCGCTAGCGCTGTCGGTTGCCTATGCCCTCTTCTTCGGCAACGTGGTGCTCATGCCGCTGTGGCTGCAGCAATGGATGGGCTATACCGCCACCGCGGCAGGCATGGCCCTGGCGCCCGTGGGCCTGTTCGCCATCCTGCTCACCCCGCTGGTGGGCCGCAAGGTAGGCCAATGGGACCCTCGCCGCATGGCAACCGGGGCATTTGTCGTGTTCGCCCTGGTGCTGTGGCTGCGCTCGCACTTCACGGTGCAGACCGACTTCGTGCACATCCTGGTCCCCACGCTGATCCAGGGCGCGGCCATGGCCTTCTTCTTCATTCCGCTGACCACACTGACCCTGGCAGGTATTGCGCCCGAGCGCATTCCGGCGGCCGCAGGGCTGAGCAACTTCACACGCATCACGGCCGGCGCCATGGGCACGTCGATCGCCACCACGCTGTGGGACGACCGCGCCGCCATGCACCACGCCCACATGACCGAGCCTTTGATCCAGGGCCAGGGCCCGTTCGCAGCCACGCTCGACGCCTTGCGCGGTGCCGGGCTCAGCCCCGAGCAGGCCCTGGCGCAGGTGAACCGGCTCATCGATCAACAGGCATTCACGCGTGCGGTGGACGACATCTTCCTGGGCTCGGCCTGGCTGTTCCTCGTCCTCATCGGCCTCATCTGGCTTACGCGTCGGCCCGCCCGCAGTGGCGGCGCATCCGTGGACGCGGGCGGAGCGCACTGA
- a CDS encoding efflux RND transporter periplasmic adaptor subunit — MSDTPANETNNARRRGLTLIATAVAIGGLGWGGWHWLHARHYETTDNAYVAGNVVQITPQVGGTVVAIEADDTDFVRAGQPLVKLDAADAQVALEQARAQLAQTVREVRTLFANNAALKAQVSLREADLARMQADLSRAQDDVNRRQPLVSTGAVGKEEFQHATAQLASARSAATAAQSAVQAAREQLVASQTQTDGTTVEQHPNVQRAAAKVHEAYLALQRSTLVAPLDGHVAKRGVQIGQRIAAGAPLMTLVALDQLWVDANFKESQLQKLRIGQNAELEADVYGSKVVYHGTVTGLGAGTGAAFALLPAQNATGNWIKVVQRVPVRIALDPAEVTAHPLRVGLSMEVSVDVSNQDGKSLADVPRSAPVASTSVFNAQMRDADAYVNEIVSANLGHKVATAGAARTPLQH, encoded by the coding sequence ATGAGCGATACCCCCGCCAACGAAACGAACAACGCGCGCCGCCGCGGCCTGACCCTGATCGCTACCGCCGTGGCCATTGGCGGACTGGGCTGGGGCGGCTGGCATTGGCTGCACGCGCGCCACTACGAAACCACCGACAACGCCTACGTGGCGGGCAATGTGGTGCAGATCACGCCCCAGGTCGGTGGCACTGTGGTCGCCATCGAGGCCGACGACACCGACTTCGTGCGCGCGGGCCAGCCGCTGGTCAAGCTCGACGCCGCCGACGCCCAGGTCGCACTGGAGCAGGCGCGGGCCCAGCTCGCACAGACGGTGCGCGAAGTGCGCACGCTGTTCGCCAACAATGCCGCGCTGAAAGCCCAGGTGAGCCTGCGCGAGGCCGACCTGGCGCGCATGCAGGCCGACCTGTCTCGCGCGCAGGACGATGTGAACCGGCGCCAACCCCTGGTGAGCACGGGGGCGGTGGGCAAGGAAGAGTTCCAGCATGCCACGGCACAGCTGGCCTCGGCACGCAGCGCCGCCACTGCGGCCCAGTCGGCCGTGCAGGCCGCGCGCGAGCAGCTCGTGGCCAGCCAGACGCAGACCGACGGCACCACGGTGGAACAGCACCCCAACGTGCAGCGTGCCGCCGCCAAGGTACATGAGGCCTATCTGGCGCTGCAGCGCTCCACGCTGGTTGCGCCGCTCGACGGCCATGTGGCCAAGCGCGGCGTGCAGATCGGCCAGCGCATCGCGGCGGGCGCGCCGCTCATGACCCTGGTGGCCCTGGACCAGCTTTGGGTGGATGCCAACTTCAAGGAAAGCCAATTGCAGAAACTGCGCATCGGCCAGAACGCCGAGCTGGAGGCCGACGTGTACGGCAGCAAGGTGGTCTACCACGGAACCGTGACCGGCCTGGGCGCAGGCACGGGCGCGGCTTTCGCGCTGCTGCCCGCGCAGAACGCCACCGGCAACTGGATCAAGGTGGTACAGCGGGTGCCCGTGCGCATCGCGCTGGACCCGGCAGAAGTGACGGCCCATCCGTTGCGCGTGGGCCTGTCGATGGAGGTGTCGGTGGACGTGAGCAACCAGGACGGCAAGTCGCTGGCCGACGTGCCGCGCAGCGCTCCCGTGGCCTCCACCTCGGTGTTCAACGCGCAGATGCGCGACGCCGACGCCTATGTGAACGAGATCGTCAGCGCCAACCTGGGCCACAAGGTGGCCACCGCCGGCGCGGCCCGCACGCCCCTGCAACACTGA
- a CDS encoding efflux transporter outer membrane subunit, whose product MHATSSRPPPSARRAQPALAALAGAAALLLAACASPGPDKAPIAALAPSQLDLAPTATAGANAQWWMALGDSALDALIAQSLQGNPSLAVARARTERALALADATRAASGPQATFSAEATRQRYTANGLVPAPIAGHVWNSGTLQAGLNWSPDFFGQHAAEQAAALGQARAAQADAAAAEATLSLQVARGYVALARTLAQREVAERTLAQRQEMLELTRQRVSAGLDSQVEKTQAQAALPDIRAQIEALDEQALLARRQLAVLAGQAPDAQARLSPRLSALVLQPQPTELGADLLGRRPDVVAARWRVEAATQDVAVARTQFYPNINLGAFVGLSALGLDQLLNASSRQMGVTPALRLPLFDGGRLRAQLGGKRADLDTAIAQYNASVLDAVKEAGDAIGSGQSLVRQQHEQGEAMAGAETAYALAMQRYGAGLGSYLVVLNAENQVLAQRRLAVDLRARQFDTYLALMKALGGGWNDTTAAIQQAAAH is encoded by the coding sequence ATCCATGCCACATCCTCACGCCCTCCCCCCTCTGCACGGCGCGCGCAGCCGGCCCTCGCCGCGCTGGCGGGCGCAGCGGCCCTGCTGCTCGCGGCCTGCGCCAGTCCCGGGCCCGACAAGGCCCCCATCGCCGCGCTCGCGCCCTCGCAGCTCGACCTGGCGCCCACCGCCACTGCGGGTGCCAATGCACAGTGGTGGATGGCCCTGGGCGACAGCGCGCTCGATGCGCTCATTGCCCAGTCCCTGCAAGGCAACCCCAGCCTGGCCGTGGCCCGCGCGCGCACCGAGCGCGCCCTGGCGCTGGCCGATGCCACGCGTGCCGCCAGCGGCCCGCAGGCCACGTTCAGCGCCGAGGCCACACGCCAGCGCTACACCGCCAACGGGCTCGTGCCCGCGCCCATCGCGGGCCATGTGTGGAACAGCGGCACGCTGCAGGCCGGGTTGAACTGGTCGCCGGACTTCTTCGGCCAGCATGCGGCCGAGCAGGCCGCCGCCCTGGGCCAGGCGCGCGCGGCCCAGGCCGATGCGGCCGCCGCCGAAGCCACGCTGTCGCTGCAGGTCGCGCGGGGCTATGTGGCGCTGGCGCGCACCCTGGCCCAGCGCGAGGTGGCCGAACGCACCCTGGCCCAGCGCCAGGAAATGCTCGAACTCACGCGCCAGCGCGTGAGCGCGGGCCTGGACAGCCAGGTGGAAAAGACCCAGGCCCAGGCCGCCCTGCCCGATATCCGCGCCCAGATCGAAGCGCTGGACGAACAGGCCCTGCTCGCGCGGCGCCAGTTGGCCGTGCTGGCAGGCCAGGCCCCGGACGCGCAGGCCAGGCTCTCGCCCCGCCTGTCCGCATTGGTGCTGCAGCCCCAGCCCACCGAGCTGGGCGCCGATCTACTGGGCCGCCGACCTGACGTGGTGGCAGCCCGCTGGCGTGTGGAAGCCGCCACGCAGGACGTGGCCGTGGCGCGCACGCAGTTCTACCCCAACATCAACCTGGGCGCCTTCGTGGGCCTGAGCGCCCTGGGCCTGGACCAATTGCTGAACGCCAGCAGCCGCCAGATGGGCGTGACGCCCGCATTGCGCCTGCCCCTCTTCGACGGCGGCCGCCTGCGCGCACAACTGGGCGGCAAGCGCGCCGATCTGGACACGGCCATCGCCCAGTACAACGCCAGCGTGCTCGACGCCGTGAAGGAGGCGGGCGATGCGATCGGCTCGGGCCAGTCGCTCGTGCGCCAGCAGCACGAACAGGGCGAGGCCATGGCTGGCGCAGAGACGGCCTATGCCCTGGCGATGCAGCGCTACGGCGCGGGGCTGGGCAGCTACCTCGTGGTGCTCAATGCAGAGAACCAGGTGCTGGCCCAGCGCCGGCTGGCCGTGGATCTGCGCGCACGCCAGTTCGATACCTATCTGGCCCTCATGAAGGCCCTGGGCGGCGGCTGGAACGACACCACCGCGGCCATCCAGCAAGCCGCCGCGCACTGA
- a CDS encoding MarR family winged helix-turn-helix transcriptional regulator, whose product MSDSPLPPSGPYEPGRFTPDQSIGYLMRKVMSSLRSQVDARLCSCDMTYVQWLPLYKLMLHEGTTTASLARDLEIDPGAMTRSVDRLVAKGLVRRERSQEDRRVVHLVLTEEGRRAAAQVPAVLSEVLNAHLQGFSTAEWQQLLQFLNRMLANGDALRQASND is encoded by the coding sequence ATGAGCGACTCCCCCCTGCCCCCCTCGGGGCCCTATGAGCCCGGCCGGTTCACCCCGGACCAGAGCATCGGCTACCTGATGCGCAAGGTGATGAGTTCCCTGCGCTCTCAGGTCGATGCACGGCTGTGCTCCTGCGACATGACGTATGTGCAGTGGCTGCCCTTGTACAAGCTGATGCTGCACGAAGGCACCACCACGGCCAGCCTGGCCCGCGACCTGGAAATCGACCCCGGCGCCATGACGCGCTCGGTCGACAGGCTGGTGGCCAAGGGGCTGGTGCGGCGCGAGCGCTCACAGGAGGACCGCCGGGTCGTTCACCTCGTGCTCACCGAAGAAGGCCGCCGCGCGGCGGCCCAGGTTCCCGCCGTGCTGAGCGAGGTGCTCAACGCCCATCTCCAGGGCTTTTCCACCGCCGAATGGCAGCAACTGCTGCAGTTCCTGAACCGCATGCTGGCCAATGGCGACGCCTTGCGCCAGGCCTCCAACGACTGA